Below is a genomic region from Desulfobacter sp..
AACTCTCCTGATAATTTTGCAGCGATTCGGCACATTGCATTAAATTTATTACGGAACAATAAGACATTTAAAGGGAGTGTAAAAACCAAAAGGTTGAATGCTGCTATGGATATCAAATATCTGGAGGAAGTTATGTTTGGATGATACTTGAACTAATCAAAACTATAGGCACTTTACAATATTTATATGCGTGAGCCCTGTTCAAATTGTGCCTGGGCCACTGCCATGCCGTATCCGGGGACGATGACTGTTTTTTTGCATTGAGGATTTTTTCGGCCATATCTTTGATCGGGTTTGGTTTTTCCGGGCTCGGCTGAGTTGTTTCCGGGTCTGGCTGTGATTTGTTGGTTTTGTCCGGGTCCAGGTCCCTTGTTTTTGCCAGGGGCACAAAGACCCTGTAAAGGGATCTGTTCATTGCCTGGCACATCACATGGGTCAGAACGGAACCTGAGGCTGCCACTGCCGCACCACAGGAAATCAATAATTTATTACACAGAACCATGCCGCAAAGGGCCGCGGCAAGACCGGTGGTTGCATTGAGAAAGGATATGAGCACCGGCATATCTGCACCGCCCACACGAATGGCAAACAAAATACCGAATACGGTTGAGGCAAGGATAATGGCAACCCAGATGCAGATGGCCAGGGGTAACGCCAGAGAGGCGGCCAATCCAATCGATATCAGGAAGGTTACCATCAAAAAGAGGGAACCGAGGATGAGGGTGTGGTGTTTAAGTTCCACAGGGGGCTGGTTTAATCGGTTGGCAAGCTTGCCTGCGGCAATGATTGAGCCCGAAAGGGTGAATGCCCCCATGGCCAACCCGAGCAGCCCGGATATTTTATTGACAATGGAAAGGTTGCCCGCCCCCCTTGTCAGTTGGACAAAGGCAATTAAAAAAGAGGCAAACCCGCCTGCACCGTTTTGGAATGCCACCATTGACGGAATTTGAAGCATATTGATCCGGGAGACCACCCACACCCCTGCCAGGGACCCGATCAACAGCGCTCCTGACAGAACGTACGGATGGCAGGGGGGGGGTCTGAACAGGACAATGCCTGCGGCCATGACCATGGCAATCGCTGCAATCATATTTCCCCGTTTGGCCCGATCCGGGTGTCTGAACATCCAGATGCCCCAAAAGATCAGGCCGAGAATAAAAAAATCCAGCCCCTGGTTTAATATTCTTACCCCCATTATTGGCCCTCCCCTGCGTTTTTATTCTTGAACATCCTCAACATTCTGCCGGTGATGGTAAAACCGCCGATAAGATTAAAGCTGGCCATTATCAAGGCAATCCCTCCAATGATTTGTTCAAAGGGGGTGGATTCAACTGAAAAAAGAACCAGGCAGCCTAAAATGGTGACCGCAGATATGGCATTGGTCATGGACATGAGCGGGGTGTGAAGCAAGGATGGAATCTTGGAAATCAACACGTATCCCATGATGAACGAAAAGATAAAAACACCTGTGACTAAAACAATATTTGCCATGGTCGTCTCCCGAAATTTTATTGGTCGCTAAGATTTATGGCCTTGAGGGTGCCCTGGTGGTACAGTTTTCCCTTGTGGGTCACAAGAGATTTGCTGACGATTTCATCGTTCATGTCAAACTCTTTTGAGCTGCTGTCTTTGCAAAGGTTGTTGGCATACAGCCATGAAGAATGGATCGGCAGAGAGCCGGGGATGTTTTTAATGCCCCAGATATAGGTGCCCTGATGATTTATTTCCTTTCCGGGAGAGGTCATTTCACAATTTCCCCCCTGGTCTATGGAAACATCAATAATGACCGATCCGGGTTTCATGGATTCAACCATCTCTTTGGTGATCAAATGCGGGGCCACTTCGCCGGGCACCAATGCGCTTAAAATAATAATATCCGATTGGGCCACCTGGGGGGCCAGATACTCACGTTCCTTTTCAAGCCACTCATTGGACAATGCTTTGGCATATCCGCCGTCTCCAATGGTCACTTCGGGCGGCACATCAAACCCTGTAACCTTGACCCCTAAGCTTTCAGCCTCTTTTTTTGCGTCAGGGCGGATATCCACGGCTTTGACAGCCCCGCCCAGGCGTTTGCCGGTGGCAATGGCCTGCAGCCCCACAACACCTGTACCCACAACCATAATATTGGCCGGCTTGATCATGCCAATGGATGTCCCGATCATGGGGATAAATTTGGGAAAGTGGGCAGCGGCCATGATAATGGCTTTATACCCTGTGATGGCACTCATGGAGGTCAACGGGTCCATCCGTTGTGCCCGTGAAATTCTGGGAATGCCGTCCATGGTAAATGCGGTGATCTTTTTTTCCATCATTTTTTTGACATCATTGTGATTGGACGGTGCTGCCGGGTGCAAAAATGTAACCAGGATCTGATCTGGTTTGAGCATATCGATTTCGTGTGTATTGAAGGCCTCGTTAAAGAGGGGTTCTTTGACCTTTAAAATAATATCAGAGCTGCCAAATACCTCTGCTGCATCCCTGGCAATGGTGGCCCCTGATGCCGAATATTGATCATCACTTGCAAAGGCACCCTCTCCGGCACAGGTTTCAACCATGACATCAAACCCGAGTGTTTTGAACTTTTCCACGGTTTCCGGCAATGCTGCGACCCTGTTCTCATTTTTCATTATTTCTTTTGGAATACCTATGATCATTCTATGCTCTCCAATTTTTATGAGATGTTTTTGTCATTCCCTGATTTTTAAATTTGGGTGCCGGACCTGCTGTACTCCTCTTTGTTGCGGAGCAGATATGAACAAACCCAGGCCCGGCACCAATATTCTTGTCTATTCTTATTTTATCCTGGTGCGGGTCAGGCAACGGCTGCAACCTTTTGAATTTGCACCAGGGCAAGCTCCAGAGCAGCATGGAAAATTGGCGGCTCCGGAGAAGAAAGCAGGGTTGTCACTTCATGGTTTGCCTCCTTGACAAAGACCCGGACAAGCTCGCTATTGCCACCGCTGTTGTCCGTGACAACGGGTACAAGGGTGGACAAGGCCTCTACGGCCATTATTCTGACATTATAGTAGAGATCTGTTCGTTTGATCAGTTCAACCAGTTGTTTTGCCGTATCAACACTCGGGGCTGTCAAGGCTGATGAGGCTTCAACCGCCGCTTCTCTCAACCGCCAGTTTCCGTCAAAGCGAAGTAGCCGGATCAGTTCATCTTGATGATTGTCTAAGGTTCCCCCCTCTTTCAAATTTTGCAGTTTGTCTAATGCACCGCCCCAATCCATCAGATTTCCAAAGATGTCATCTTTCATTATTCCTTCAAGTTGGTTTTAATAAACCCATATCTTGTTTTTCTGTTTTTTTTTGCCTGGGCTGCACCTGTGACCTAATCCTTATATGGGTCATGTCTCCGGATTTTTGTCTAAGATAAAGAGCAATCCCTGTACCAAAGATAAAGAAAGGGTAACTGCTTGAAATCATGGTTTGTTTTAAAGAAGGTACGGAGGGTGTGTCCGGATCAGGACGTTGCAAAATGCAACAAGGATGCAGATTGCATCAGTTGAAACAAGAGACTTGGGACGGTTTAAATTTTAAAGCGTTTCATGATCCGGTATAGGGTGGAACGATTGATACCCAAAATTTTAGAGGCCTTGGTTTTATTGCCCCCGGTGGTTTCCAATACCTCCTGAATATGGTTCTTGCTCATGTGGTCCAGGGAGTTAATATTCCGGCGGGGGGTATTGGAGACGGTTTGTTTTAGAATGCCCGGAAGGCTTTGAACGGAGAGAATGGAATCTTCTTCGAACAGAGTTGCCCGTTCAATGATATTTTCAAGTTCTCTTACATTGCCGGGCCAATGATAATTTTCCAGCAGTTTTAGGGCATCTGAAGATATCTTATCAATTTGTTTTTTATTTTGAG
It encodes:
- a CDS encoding NAD(P)(+) transhydrogenase (Re/Si-specific) subunit beta; translation: MPGNEQIPLQGLCAPGKNKGPGPGQNQQITARPGNNSAEPGKTKPDQRYGRKNPQCKKTVIVPGYGMAVAQAQFEQGSRI
- a CDS encoding NAD(P) transhydrogenase subunit alpha; this encodes MANIVLVTGVFIFSFIMGYVLISKIPSLLHTPLMSMTNAISAVTILGCLVLFSVESTPFEQIIGGIALIMASFNLIGGFTITGRMLRMFKNKNAGEGQ
- a CDS encoding NAD(P) transhydrogenase subunit alpha gives rise to the protein MIIGIPKEIMKNENRVAALPETVEKFKTLGFDVMVETCAGEGAFASDDQYSASGATIARDAAEVFGSSDIILKVKEPLFNEAFNTHEIDMLKPDQILVTFLHPAAPSNHNDVKKMMEKKITAFTMDGIPRISRAQRMDPLTSMSAITGYKAIIMAAAHFPKFIPMIGTSIGMIKPANIMVVGTGVVGLQAIATGKRLGGAVKAVDIRPDAKKEAESLGVKVTGFDVPPEVTIGDGGYAKALSNEWLEKEREYLAPQVAQSDIIILSALVPGEVAPHLITKEMVESMKPGSVIIDVSIDQGGNCEMTSPGKEINHQGTYIWGIKNIPGSLPIHSSWLYANNLCKDSSSKEFDMNDEIVSKSLVTHKGKLYHQGTLKAINLSDQ